From the genome of Mauremys reevesii isolate NIE-2019 linkage group 24, ASM1616193v1, whole genome shotgun sequence:
CATGTTAGGTTCAGTGTGAAGAGCCCATTAGGGATGTGTTGGGTTCAGCAAGAAGGCCCCCTTGGGGATGCTGCTGGCGAGTTGTTGGGAATGTGCTGGGATTGGTGGGAAGTCCCCACTGGGGATGCTGCTCATGTGTCATCGAGGACATGTTAGGATCTGTGGGAAGGCCCCATTGGGGGATGCGACTCATGTGTGATTGAGGACATGTTGGGATCAGTGGAAAGGCCCCACTGGGGGATGCTGCTCATGTGTCATCGAGGACATGTTAGGATCTGTGGGAAGGCCCCATTGGGGGATGCGGCTCATGTGTGATTGAGGACATGTTGGGATCAGTGGAAAGGCCCTACTGGGGGATGCTGCTCATGTGTCATCGAGGACATGTTAGGATCGGTGAGAAGGCCCCATTGGGGGATGCTGCTCATGTGTCATCGAGGACATGTTAGGATCGGTGAGAAGGCCCCATTGGAGATGCGGCTCATGTGTGATTGAGGACATGTTGGGATTGGTGAAAAGGCCCCATTGGGGATGCTGCTCATGTGTGATTGAGGACATGTTAGGATCTGTGGGAAGGCCCCATTGGGGATGCTGCTCATGTGTCATCGAGGACATGTTGGGATCAGTGGAAAGGCCCTGTTTGAGACATGGTAGGTTGAGTGGGACGAGCCCCATCATCGCGGGTGGCAGGCTGGGAAGGAATGGCCCAACGTTGGATCTTATGTTAGGGCAACTCAGTAGGAGTTAGGACGAGGCACCAGCCTGAGGATTTCCATGCCTTGTGTAGCCTGCTGAGCCATCACAGGCTTCCCACAGTGTCCAGGTGCTGTGCATGTCCCAGGTGGACAGTGAGCTGCCGGCCGCATCCAGGTCCCTGGCCTGTAGGTGAAATCCCTAGTCTAGGTGGGATGTGGGATGTCACTTTTCTGCCCTGAACTCACTTTCCCCTCAAGCTGATATAGCGGcatttctctctctttgctgctgtttcccCGGCACTAGTTCCTGTTTCAGAGGTTACCCCTGAAGAGAAGGTGGAGTGATAACccgctcctctcccttccccccactccaggCTCGGTCATTTGTCAACAGGTTTAAACCGTGGGAGAGGAAATGTTCATGCTGATATGGTCACAGTGTGACCATCACACTGGTTTCTTGGGGAAATGTGAGGCACATGGGTGGGGTGTTAACTATAGAACAGCTAGTTGTGGCTGGTGTGGTCAGGTAGTTAGCTCATGCATGCTAGCAAGAGCCGTGTTACATCAGTTTTCAGGGTGCTTCCCAGGACCAATGTCGCTTGTGAACGGTTTAGTGATAGTGTGCTGGAGCATGTTTGAGCCTTGCTGGCTTCACTTGTCACTTTCTGCCACCGTCCTGCCCACCAGGGAAAGTACAAAGCTGTCAGGAGCCTACTGTCTGTGCCTGCAGAGGCATGAGCTCAGGCTGGGCTGCTGTTGTCCCCAAAGCACACTCCAGGGATGGTGGGCGTGGATCATGTGGTTAATGTTACCGAGGCAGCGCTAACCTTTGTGGTGGGAAGAGGGTGCTCACACTCCCCCCTGTCTCAGCAGCTTGGCTGCACTGCCACCCTCCTATGAAGTCACAAACTGGTCACCCAGAGGGACTGTCAAAAGCTCAGGGGAGCATGTCATAtggctccctcccccttcccccagcctgtctgtgttctgtgcctCATGGACCCTGCTTCCCACCTGACGCATGTCTCTGGGTCCTGTGCCCTACAGACCCCGCtcaccccaccttgtctcacaGCCCGTGGACCCCTGTCTGCCCCACAGACCTGCCATTGGCTCCAGCATGCGCTGCTCAGCCAGGCTGCCCATggtttattttgacatttttaatgaatctgttaAAACTTCATGGGCTCCTCCCCCTGGAGCTGTCTGTGGTTTTGCGTCTCAAGGCACTCCTGTCATTAATGCACTTTGACTTGTGCAGCACATGCCGATGTACTATTGAAACCTCCCTGGAGCGGACAGTGGTTTCCTCTTTCTGCAGAGCACTGCAGGCACCCAGGGGACACAATAGATAATAGGGCTTGGAGACCAGCAGGGCCTGATGCAGCCCATAAGATGGTACTAAAGTAGCCCAGAAAAGGAGGCCTGTCTCTGATCCCTGCCTGCCATAATGGGGTTAACACTGGGGCTAATCCTGGCTCTTGTTGACTCTCTTCAGGAGCAATTTGGGAACTGAAGAATTTCTGGCCAGAGTTTGTGCTGGTTCCTGAGCAGGGGAAGAATTGGGAAGACAAGCTGCAGCTCAGGGTCACTGCTCCTTCTATGACTTTCTTGGCTAAAGTTGCCCCCCATTGATATCACAGCTCAGCATTGTTCCTGATAGCACTGCTGGGAGCATGCGCTGAGACATCTCCAGGGGGCTGCCGGTGTTTTAGCCACTCTGTCACAAGCTCTTGTTTATATTCCAGCAGCACACAGAGGTGTAACGTGCAGACTCCACTCTCTGCAATAACCCCTAAGTGGGAAACGGGATAACTCACTCTTTCCTGCCCGAAAGCACCTGTAAACCATTGCGCCTTGCATTGCTCAAGTTCGCTGATAAATGTGTTTTAGAAAACAAACAATCTCTGTCTCAGATGAGAATGGTTATTAATTTTTATTGGGAATAAAATGCACAAGAAAATATAAACTTCTGTGAAAGTGCAACATAAGAGTTATATGAAATAACCTTTCAAGCAGGAGCAAATGCTACAAAGCACTAGAATATGAAGTGATTGCCCCTGATAGGAGAGGGGACCCCTGCTGGGCTTTGGGTGGCTGCGGAGTTTCTTATGCTGCTTCACCTTCACCCCACCGCTCTCCTTACATTGCTAATGTGTCTGTGTTCATGCTATTTCAGTGTCATGCTCTCCTGGAGTGTTCCCACGTCCTTGAGAGATGCAGAGTCCCTGACACTTGCCATTCCTGGATCCTTTCGCCACAGCTGGAGAAGTTTGCACAGAATAGCAGCCCTGAGTCATCTTTGTCTGCCTATAGGGTACCCTTCCTAAGACTGGGCAAACAGCCAGTGAGAATCATCCCTGTTCACCCTGGGGCATGGAGGAGGGAGTCACCTGCAGGGGCTCCTTTGCTCAGCATAGGCTGAAGCCTGTTTGCATTTGTTAATGAAATACAAACAGTTGTCTGGGCTACAAGCTGATGCTTCTACTCTCAGTActacggggtggggggtggggggctgtgcagAGTAGCCCTGTCCCATGGGACGAGGGACAGAGAAGGGAAGGGTGCAGGGTGTGCTTTCAATAATGCTCAGTTTGGATAGAGAACACAAACTATTCTCGCAGCAAAAAGCTTCGCTTAAGTGTTAATGCAGCAATTGCCAGGGGCGGAGCAGTCTGCTGAGGCTGTGCTGAGACACCTTGATTgggaggactgggggggggggtgcacaaATGCAGAAGGTGTTATGGCTCCACAGAGCTCACCCTCTCAGTTAGACAGGACGGGTCTAACACACCAAGGGCTGTTGCGCTAACAAGCAGCATGGGGATTGCCCCTCGCTGTTATTTGGGTGTGTgtactggggcagtggggagtgggAGTTGTGGGAGATGAGTGTGTTTGGGGGAGGTGTGGGTCTgtgaggagtgtgtgtgttttggggaggTTATGTAGGGCTGGGTGTGTGGTTGATTGTGAGCACCTCAGCAAGGACTTGAACTGGAAGAGGAAAGTCATTGGCcgatggggcagggactgtttttgttctgtgtttgtacagtgcgtCCATGATTAGCGCTCCTAGATGCTACGGTCAGACACCTATTGTGGCTGTTGTTGTAAGCATAAGTGGTGCAGAGAGCAGGGATGGTGTTGGAGGAGTGAACACTGGGCAGAGAGTCGGGGACTCTGATCCAAGTGCTGTTTTGGGGGGAGGTCAGTGAGTCCCTTTGTTGTGTGCAGCCAGTATGTACCAGGGATGCTACATTGCAGCATTGGCTTGCCCCTGCTGTAGGACCTGGCCCCATCTGTCCCAGCCAGACTAATATCTTCAGTAGGAAACTTCCAGACTCTCTTGTTATGATGATCTGAAGCTCCTGAAAATGCAACCTTGCTGCATTGACTGAAACGGCTCAGCACTTGGCACCTGGTAACTGATTTAGGGGAAGGGACAGACCCATGGCCTGCTCAGAAACCACGTGTACAACCTCTGGCACCTGCACCTACAATCCACAGAGATTTGGTGATCGCGCCAGCCCGTCAGAAATCTTCTACTGTTTCTTCCCAGCTCATTCTgagtctctcagctcctgcactCCTGCTTGTGGTGAGCTGCTCAGGAGGCTGGGTAACCACAGGTGTCTGGCTGTGTCTGACTATGATTATAGTGACTGCTTgtcttcccttccctgccccttgggGAATGTTTCACCCCTTGCCgccccttctccccttccctgcccccttgggGAGCTGTTTGCCccttgcagccccagctcccccacacCTCTTTGGGGAGGGGTTTTCCccttgcagccccagctcccccctagAGCCCTGAATAGGATGCTTCAGTGGTCTCCGACCAGGTGGAGTCCTTGCGCTGGCTTGGTGTCTGTACGTGTCTGCGCAGGAACTCGTGGCTCATGCAGCCCACGTGGCCCAGTAGCTCCAGGAACTTGTTGCGGAACTTGATGCCAACAAAGGcgtagagcagggggttgaggcagcaGTGGAAGTAGCCCAGGCTGGCAGTGACAGACATGGCGATGTCCAGGCTGGCCTCCATGGCACAGTCCCGCCCCACCACCTGCAGGTCGATCAGCGTGTTTGCCAGCAGGGCCAGGTGGTAGGGTGTCCAGCACACGAAGAAAACCACCACCACTGTCAGGATGACCCGCATGGCCTTGTGCTTGTGGAAGCCTTGGGAGCGCAGCAGAGTGTGAATAATGCAGGTGTAGCTGTACAGCATGGCTCCCAGGGGCAGGAAGAAGCCCAATATGTGGTAGCACATGCTCAGGGCCGTTTTCCAGTGCCGGGAGGTGTTGATGGAGAAGTTGTGGGAGCACAAAGTGATGTTGAGGCGATAGTCCTTCTTGACTTCCAGGTACAGGAAATCTGGCATGGTTAAGAGGACGCAGATGCCCCAGACCACCAGGCAGCTGGCCACCATCAGATGTGACTTGTTCCTCTTATACATGTGCACGGCATGGACGATGGAGAGGTACCGGTCGAAGCTGATGCACACCAGGAAGAAGATGCTGGAGTAGAAATTTATCTTGAAGATGGAGCCGACCAGTTTGCAGGTGCCAGTGCTGAAGACCCAGCCGTGCACGGCCTGAACTGCCCAGAAGGGGAGTGTCACCACCAGCAGTACGTCGGCGAGCGCCAGGTTGAGGATGAACACATCAGTCCCAGCCAGGGACCTCTTGCACTGCAGTAGCACAGCCATCACCATGCAGTTCCCGCATAGCCCCAGTGGGAATAGCAGGCTGTAGAGGACTGGCAGGAAGACCCTGTCAAAGGCCTGGATACTCGTGGAGGTGCAGGGTGGCACAGAGCAGCAGGTGTCACTTTCGTTGTTGTAGTCAGGGGAGAAGCTGATGCTCTCCAACAGGTCGGAGACATCATCTCCACTGAAGATATATGCACTGTTACCCTAGACAGGAAAGGAGACATGTGAAAATCAAAGGGTTATTCTCACTCTGTACCCTTGGTTTCTCTGTTActggctgggggtgtctgggaCTGCCTACAGCAGCTCTCTTCTCTGCAGCTGGTCTGCGAGGGGTTGGACCCTTTAGGGCTGCAGCCTTTGGGATACGTCAGCTTATTCCCAGGGCACACTGGGCAAAAGTGAAATCTGCAGCACTCCTTGTGTACAAGTACCACTTAACGTTATCTATGCAACGAAGTCCAATTGCTCAGACAGTAgactgggagcaggactcctgggttctatttccagcctgCCATTGACTTCCTGCtggaccttgggcaaatcatctCCTCTTCTGTCTGCTTCTGCTTCCCCTACTGCCCTTTCCCTGCCTTGCTGTGAAGCTTGTAAGTTTTTTGGGGCAGCAACCATCTCactctgtgcagtgcctggtTGCCCTGATCTCTGTCAAGGCCTCTAGCTGCTACCGTAACATTACCCCCATCAGTGTAACAATCTTgccaactgtttgaaatgggccatcctgattatcactacaaaagtatttttttctcctgctgataatagcccaccttaatcaattagtctcgttatagttggtatggcaacccccgttttttcatgttctctgtatatgtgtgtgtgtgtgtgtgtgtgtgtgtgtgtactgcattttccactgca
Proteins encoded in this window:
- the LOC120390029 gene encoding C-X-C chemokine receptor type 3-like — protein: MDKLGNSAYIFSGDDVSDLLESISFSPDYNNESDTCCSVPPCTSTSIQAFDRVFLPVLYSLLFPLGLCGNCMVMAVLLQCKRSLAGTDVFILNLALADVLLVVTLPFWAVQAVHGWVFSTGTCKLVGSIFKINFYSSIFFLVCISFDRYLSIVHAVHMYKRNKSHLMVASCLVVWGICVLLTMPDFLYLEVKKDYRLNITLCSHNFSINTSRHWKTALSMCYHILGFFLPLGAMLYSYTCIIHTLLRSQGFHKHKAMRVILTVVVVFFVCWTPYHLALLANTLIDLQVVGRDCAMEASLDIAMSVTASLGYFHCCLNPLLYAFVGIKFRNKFLELLGHVGCMSHEFLRRHVQTPSQRKDSTWSETTEASYSGL